CCCATCTAAATAGATCAAAATTTGTATTCGGTGAATTTCTCGGATAATATATCTTCATTACTCATCTATCATAGATTCTTTTTCGCCCAAAAATCTACAGGTTATGGGCCCAGCACACTTCAACTCCTTTAAATTCATACCTATTTAAAGATACAAAATTAAGAATTTTATTATACGTACGTCGCCATTCATCGATATCCAGCAGAAACGCACTGACTCGTGgaaatactttaatttaaaacacaATGCATAAAAAAAACGATAAAACAAAGCCAATGTCATTAAATACAAAGTTTAAAAGGTGATATTGAAGACACTATTCATTCTGAAAACTTATTCTGGACAGTAAACCCAGCGCCggttatctttaaaaaaaaatcacgccAACACGCCGTAAATTAGTTGAACACCGCGGAGGTGTCGGCAACCAGTCATGACACGGATAATTAGCATTCTGCGGTAATCGCCGTCCATTGTCGGTATCGCATCGCGACGCTCGCGGCTGGCGGCGGAATCTTGGCCTGTTATTTTTTCAGCTTACCGGCAAAATTAATGTGTATATGCCCTTAGAGTATCTTGTAAATTGTAATCTTTCTGATTCTTATTTTTTTCTCACTTGTTTTTAACTAGTTTTActtatcattttcattttcacgataAGACCTTTTGTTACCTGCCTTTCGTTTCACtgctgtaggtacttatgttgtttttttagctttagtgaacaaagagaaaaaaaaatgtctttacATCTCCGTGCTGCAACTGTCAAAGAACTATAAACTTGAAACATACGCGTAGCGAAGAAGCTCTTCGCCCTTCGCAGCTGATTATTAGAGCGTGCCGTAAAGCCATAATCCGTTATCTTCTAAATTAGACGCTGTTAGAATGCActttgtttcttaaatattgtatttttatttattagcgCTTTACCTTGAAAATGCACTATATAACAATCATACTCACTTATTACTTAGCCCTTTTGcaagaactattaaaaaaatacctaaagtatgcttttaaaacaattatgtaCTTAACTTACATAATGTTTGGTCATTGGCACCATGTTATTTTAATGGGCTATGTGCTAACTTGttagcattaaaaataaaaaattgcaaaATAATAGTAAGACGCTTAATCTGTATTAGTTGCATCAGCTGCAAATAAAAGCAACCAACTCATATGCTGATCGTTCACACAGATTGTttaactaagtaggtacttatttatttttggcTTGTATAAATGGTAGATATACTTTTTAAATCCAAGTCTCATTCGTACCACCCATAAGGTCGATATAAAACGTTTTGCAGCCATTAGGCAATTAAATCAACTATTAATGACTGGATTGGTGAACTCGTAGGAGTCAAATCATCGGCCCTAGCCATTTGCTCCAACAACAACCAAAATGTTGTAAGTAACAATACCTACTATAAACAATGCTCGTATTTTAGTATCGAAGCAGTATTGAGATACGAGGTTTCTAAGAATAGTAACAGATTTGCTAGTAAGTTCTGGTTGTAAACTGATTTAAACGCAGCTTTTATAGCTCTTCAATAATGACCAAGTCTAACCCAAATCCGCTCATCTCAGTCATCTCCTTACACCTGTGGTAATTACAGTTTGCGCAAGATCTAGGCTTAATATAGCAATAAATTACGAATGATTTATTCATGGCATTTTAACACTCTTTACCTTGTGATGATTACGTGGTGATATTTGTATCTCttacatgatttttttatatgttggcatttaatttatacctattatcataataggtaattgttttttttttaattattaggctaattaaagatttttttagtaggtaactcCAAAGACCTGCTATAAAGACTGACTGCAAAATGAAACTAAAGGCCGCCATATGGCCTCTGCAGTGGTTCACATTCTACAGTCAGTTTCGATTGCACATTGCAGTTAATCTATAGTGgcacttaaggatgactcatgttagaccgggccgtgtccgggccggagctttcggggcttacttttctatgacatgacaggcgatcatgtgatgctttccatagaaaacgatgctcAGGAGGCTCCGGCCCGAacacggcctggtctaacgtgagtcatcctttattgttaaaaacattcattttaaattacctatctatCGAATCTACACACTTCAAATATGAACACCAATTACTAAGATAAGATATTTTATTCTAAATTTTGAACACGCATTACGTTTTCACTGGTGAGGAATCAAATTTCTCAATTATGTAATGACACTACTCGTAGTTTCACTGCGTCCTGTAGTTGAGACACCGGCTCTTCCATTTCTCTCTGAACATTTGTTATTCAGGTTCTTATCTTAGCTTTGACTCCTTTTATTAACGAACATTAATAACTGAATATAAATGTGTATTGTTTCAGATTAACCAAATAACGTCGTGGATCGACGGTAGCTTCGTGTACAGCACGAGCGAGGCGTGGGTGAATGCAATGAGGTCATTTCAGGTGCCACCAGCAGCCACGCCTGCATCTTTACGTACtcatacacatacatataacTGTTTTCATGTATTACTGACTAAAAATCTCATGCTATTGTTAACTCACATTGCCTTTCACACACTCGGCTTTCTAATCTTAATTCTAGAAATGCATATTTATTCTTGGGTCCTATTtcccctttttttaaatacgataTGCCTTGGCATCAATAGTGCTTTCAGATGTTTAAACAGTATTAGTTAAAatcttataattttaaataatttagcaGCAAAGTGCGTACTGTGCAGAAGGCAAGTACGAATGCAAATTCAATAGCCTGCTTTAAATTTATCGTTTATGACAAAAACGTTTTTGCTAAACTGCTTTTTCATTTACAGAATGGAAGCTTAGCCAGCGAGGGAGGAATGCCCTTACGTAATACAAAAAGAGTGCCGCTCTTCAACAATCCAGTTCCACACTACATGCGAATGTTGAGCCCCGAAAGGCTATTTCGTAAGTCCAATATTATTAAAAACCAGTCAACATTTTTGAGCATCCAATTTGATAGCCAGAGTTAAGTTGGCCTCTCGCTCAGTTTTAGGGTACCATAATCAACGAGCAACTCTTTTATAAATTTAACGTAAGTTAGTTGAGTAAAAAAATAACGGATAATAACGTTCGACGTTTTAACTGCAACACCGCGcccgaataaaaaaataccctCAAGACCACGTGCGCAACGAATCTTACAACTTATGAACACGATATCTTCACTTTTGCTACTTAACTCTTCATTTAAAAGATCTGACAACATTAGGTATTCCAACCCTTTTATCTAAATTCCAGTACTAGGAGATCCCCGAACAAATCAAAACCCAGCCATGGTAACGTTTGGCATTCTACTCCTGCGCTGGCACAACGTGGTCGCCGCGCGCGTCTACCGCCAACACCCCGACTGGAGCGACGAGCAGCTCTTCCAGCGAGCCAGGAGAATCGTCATCGCGAGTTTACAGGTAAATAATCACCATGACGACATTCAGGATCCTGCTCTTTAGTTGGCACAACGTGGTCGCCGCGTGCGTCGATCGCCAGCACCCCGACTGGAGCGACAAGTAGCTCTTCTAGTGGGCCAGGAGAATCTTCATTGCCACTTTACAGGTAATTACCCTGCACGTCAAAATTCGAGATcatgtttttttctttctttcttgtTCTTTCCTTGATTACTCAACGGTATTGCCATATTTTATTTTGGACTTAGACTTAAAACAGCTTTACAACAATCAAtgtatgataataaaaaatctttTGACAACTTATAATGGTGGCTAGAAGCAAAAGTATTATTTACGATAACGATTACATTTGAGTAGATATATTTGTTCCAACTACTACATATATAAAGAACGTTTTCacatattttaagtcgaaaaacgcgcCGTGTTTCGCTCCGTACCGAGGAATAAGCTCTATTTAGTGGAAACACCCCGTACTTGCAACCTTTTATCATTAGGTAAttaagttatttattattttcagaACATTATCCTTTACGAATACGTGCCAGCGTTCCTCGGCGTCCCAATTCCATCGTACAAGGGCTACAGAGCCGAGGTGGCTCCGGGCGTGTCACACGCGTTCGCTACGGCCGCCTTCCGTTTTGGCCACACACTGGTCCCGCCAGCCATTCTACTTCGTGACAGAAACTGCCGCTACAGCCGAGCTCCAGGAGGCCATGACGCTATCAGATTATGTCAGACTTGGTGGGATGGCAACGTAAGTCCAAAAGCTCTTAAGCCACTTCTTGATAGTTACCTATACCCCTATATTTATTAGTTACCTATTCCATGTTGATCACGAGCTAATCCTACTAGCTATCCTGCTGCGTGATGGAAACTATCGCAGGTAGCGGACACCGGGAGGACAGCTCCGGCAGAACCCTTTCAAGCTGTGTCAGAACTCAGACTTAGTGGAGTATTTGATTGACCATAGATTATATTATTAACTTTAGGTGTACAAACACTGCGCAAGCACTGGCGCCAGACATAAAGCATAAGAAAAATAAGTGGGTAATAATAATAGTAATGGCAACAAAAACTTACGATTACAAGCTGATACTAGTATCTGTGTAACGATCCCGCGACATGTTTTCAGGACGTGATGTCGCAAGTTCCAATAGAAGAAGTGCTGATGGGTATGGCGTCGCAGCTGTCGGAGCGTGAAGATGCGCTGCTTTGTTCAGATGTTCGCGACAACTTGTTCGGGCCGATGGAGTTCTCGCGACGGGATCTCGGCGCGCTCAACATCATGCGAGGCAGGGACAACGGACTCCCAGACTACAATACCGCCAGGTACACTCATAATGGATCATCATGACATCAGGGTCAACAGTCTCTTGGACTACATTGATTAATATTGAGACCAAGCTGTTAAAAGATATCCTTAAGTGCCTTTTATAAGCCACAATGGAAAACACAAGCAGATAGCCAGTTTAATTCTATCCCGCACCCAACAAGGTGCCTGAAATTAAAGCATATTAAATCCGTCATATAGTTTTGGGGAAACCTCGGCAGGTTCGCAACCTAAGCATATCTCGGATAAAACAAAATAtgtgtatgtaggtaggtatagttagTAAGTACTTCAGAAATAagatctattttatttatttagttttctgTTTACAGGGAATACTTTGGTTTGAAGAAAGTGAAGACGTTTAATGAGATTAACCCTGAGTTATTTGAACATAACCCTGAACTCCTCCAGCGACTGATTCAAGTTTACGAAGGTCGCCTTGATAACATTGACGTCTATATAGGTAAGAAACAATCCAGTTTTAAGAGTTACTTGCAAAAAACTCTAGGCGTATCCCACGAAACCCGTTCAGGAGTACATGATTGAAAATGTATGTTCTTACAACCTGCTTAATTAGTATGTAGTTGTAAAGTGACACACGAGAAAAATGCAGATCATTAGTAACTTCGAAGGCAAACTTAATCCTTTCATAGATCTCCTTGAAAAGAGTTTGCGTTAACATAATATTAGCGCAAGTAGCTGGATTTAATTTTATCGCAATTATGCTTATTCTTACAGGTGGAATGTTAGAGTCAACTGGACATCCTGGTGaactattcagggcaataaTCATTGATCAATTTACAAGAATTCGAGACGCTGATAGATTCTGGTTCGAAAACAACCAAAATGGGTAAGCTTTAATGTTAGAGTCTACGTCAGATTTAAGTCAAAATGTAGGTTACTTTTATTTTTCCGACTGAAATAGTGACAATAAAGATTAAGAGAAGTATCTACATAAACTGAGAAAATCCACGGAACGGAATAAAACAACACGTAATTTAGTGCAAACCAAACCATGCCttatgttccagaatattcacCCAAGACGAGATAGACGAGCTCCGACACATCACCCTATGGGACATCATAGTGAACAGCACCGCGGTGGGGCCGCACGACATCCAACGAGACGTGTTTCACTGGAACGCCGGTGATCCGTGCCCGCAACCCTACCAGCTCAATGCGTCTAAACTCGCGCCCTGCAAGTACCTTAGAGGCTACGATTATTTCGAGGTACCTATTTACTCGCTATGAGAATAATTACCAACTTAAGTTATTTACAGCAAAATAAATcatactttaaaatttaaaagtttCTTAGAATTTCAAAGTGCATGTTTTATTCCTTGAAGTATACAGATAACACGCTTGTAACACACCCGAAGTTGCACGCATCTATAGACTACGGTGACTGCGTACCATCAAACCTTGTGCGATGGACCGTATACTTGTCTGCCACTGATGtggtataataaaacaaataatactaGAGTGACTCGTAAAATGAGTTACCATTGAACCAATTATACCATTGGACTCGGGTCCGGAATATTATTACAGATGTTTGTTATTTTCAATAGCTTCAACCCTAACCTTACTGTTGTCATCCACAGGGAAACGAGTTCGCGTACATCTACACGTGCCTGGCGCTGGTGTTCGTGCCAATATTGTGCGCCGGTGCAGGATACGGCGTGGTGAAGTTACAGAACAGCCGACGACGCAAGCTCAAGATACAGCAGGAGCAAATCAAGAATTCGCACCAGAAAGGTACATAAAAATAATGCAaggtaatggctcctctacccgaatgcggtagactgagatagcaatatcacttgctccctctaatgcataaatgcgtcccttggattggccggcgttggccattcgtgtagaggagccataaaataCACGGTAATGTTTGGActgttagccatattgtgcaaggtgattaggtaggccatactgaacaacttttactatgggaccaacttcgaaatcacaaaaatttttttggccgtttcatacattttggtcgagtggatgtcgacgttttctatgggaaggccaattttttttgggatttcggggttggtcgcatagaaaaagttgttcagtatgacctacctaatcacctcccacaatatggctaacggtccaaaaattacCCTGTATTTTTAACATATTTAAAGATAATTTATAATCGAAgcaatcattttatttttaaataggttCAGTTGACAAGATGGTTTGCCGCGAATGGGTGCACGCGTCACACAAGCGGCTGGTGAAACTGCGACTGGGGCCGGAGGCCGCGCTGCACGTTACGGACAGAAAGGGCGAAAAACTACGCACCGTGCCACTCCACCACACCGAGCAGCTCACGGTGCTGGAGAGCCAGGTTTGTGCTGCAACCGAGATCTAACGCCGGCTCATGGCCAATTAATTATTCGGGGCTagataatgtaaaaaatatcaaatttgatatttaccagttgcttttcttTTGCCGCAAAGTATgatttccctttggaaaacttCGTGAGCAAACCTCCATCAGTGATAAGCATAAGTTGTGTGTAAAGTAAAGTTCCCTTTTCCGTATTGGGTcatacgatgatgatgatgaaagttgttaaaaattcacagatttcgtgcctcacacgactatcgagcacattggaaatgaatctatggaattcgaaaaaatattttcgctgagcgacgagaaagtctggataaggaaaaagttacaaaataaaactacaacgttgaatgataattattttattcttagactaacacaagtatcctggacataacgcatgtgaacaaacaaattgcaaaatttccacacgcgtatccaagtttgaataattgtcgccgtggcgcataagtataggtacatatttcaattttcgattaataagcaggatatattaatgttcaaagtacaagaaaattattacacggcaaatccgtagtcaactcgagaagtggtgatcggcagcggcgccagcggcccatttgctgcaagatatgaaattttacaacctctccctctccctctccctctccctctccctctccctctccctctccctctccctctccctctccctctccctctccctctccctctccctctccctctccctctccctctccctctccctctccctctccctctccctctccctctccctctccctctccctctccctctccctctccctctccctctccctctccctctccctctccctctccctctccctctccctctccctctccctctccctctccctctccctctccctctccctctccctctccctctccctctccctctccctctccctctccctctccctctccctctccctctccctctccctctccctctccctctccctctccctctccctctccctctccctctccctctccctctccctctccctctccctctccctctccctctccctctccctctccctctccctctccctctccctctccctctccctctccctctccctctccctctccctctccctctccctctccctctcctctccctctccctctccctctccctctccctctccctctccctctcccctctccctctccctccccctccccctctccctctccctctccctctccctctccctctttctctccctctccctctccctccccctctcccccccctccccctccccctccccctccccctccccctccccctccccctccccctccctctccctctccccctccccctccccctccccctccccctccccctccccctccccctctccctccccctccccctccccctccccctccccctccccctccccctctccctccccctctccctctccctctccctctccctctccctctccctctccctctccctctccctctccctctccctctccctctccctctccctctccctctccctctccctctccctctccctctccctctccctctccctctccctctccctctccctctgcctctgcctctgcctctgcctctgcctctgcctctgcctctgcctctgcctctgcctctgcctctgcctctgcctctgcctctgcctctgcctctgcctctgcctctgcctctgcctctgcctctgcctctgcctctgcctctgcctctgcctctgcctctgcctctgcctctgcctctgcctctgcctctgcctctgcctctgcctctgcctctgcctctgcctctgcctctgcctctgcctctatctctatctctatttccaccaccacatgaatgcatagattgtcgaatagtgcgttatctacgcccgtctcaaacaggatagatagagttagaccaagaaaaatctgcagcgattttgaaagcccacgcagtgcaagtgttattctgccgtcataatcccgataattcacaacaaacaccgataacgaactctgcgaaacatgaagtcataaatgtcctgtgaaaaatgtcgttctgactttttgactattttaaggttaggctacagggcaaacccttaacccaatcgtctttgttttaggctcaaattgtagctgactaaattgtccagagccgtttttctcaaatttttgatatcattcttcgtttccaaattatcgagcaccaaaatcaaaaattcggaaaaaattgaattttattttcactatttcgaccataactttttttgtttttgactttcttgaataattatttttgcaccttacagctctcgtgattatgcgtctttgagcctattttttaatatcatatcttcacaactttccgagatataaggggatcgcactttttcgtgaaatcggaccgtatactggagcgaacgaaaagacatttccaatgtcaaaattctTTTGTCTTAACTAAGTTTGTAAATCTATGTCAGTCGTATTAAGAAAGATAACacatactatttttttcaggACACGCGCAACAGTAAGCGGCCACTGGTGCTGATACGAGCACCGCGCGAACACGACCTCGTGCTGGAAATGGACTCGATCGCGTCGCGTCGCAAGTTCCTCGTCAAGCTCGACGCCTTCCTCGCACAGCACAAGAAGGCACTTAACCTTAACCAGGTACAATCCCTTCCCAGTTATAGAAAATATAAACTACTGTGATCAGGACACGAGATCTATACAAGGCTGCTCGTGCTGATCCGAATGCCGCGTGAGCATGACGCCAATATTTGAGATGGACTCAGCCCTGTCGAGCTGCAATATATTACACCTTCCTAGCGTAGCAGAAAACGGTGCTTTTTACACTTTTATTTCGTCGCAATCCGGGACGAAAAATAACATAGCGTCATAGATAGACTCGCACTACTATTTatgaaaagaaagtatttttcaTGTAGTCTAGTGAAACTTTACTTTTCATACTATTTTATAGGGGCGCCGTGAACAAATATTAGCGACAGCAGAAACACGTGAACGCAGACAACGCAAATTGGAACATTTCTTCAGAGAAGCATACGCCATTACTTTCGGTCTTGCACCCGGAGAAAAGCGAAGGAAAAACGAAGACGCCGACCCAGAGGTACACAACACTTGGTTTTATTGATActaaaatatgataaaaaatgGAATACTTAATAATATCAACTTTCTTTTCAGTCTATTGTGATGAGGACGTCACTGTCAAAGTCTGAATTTGCAAGTGCGCTGGGTATGAAAGCTGATGCTGTTTTTGTCAAGAAAATGTTTAACATCGTCGACAAGGACAGCGATGGACGGATATCATTCCAGGTACCTATGTGCTTCATAACATAAGTATTATGAGCAATTCTTACgtgatatattaaaaaaaagttagttCGTTAGTCCAGAAGCCAGATAGACGAGCTTTTATCGTCTGTCATCATGGCCGTCCCTTTCTTACAAGTATGTTGGTGCGGCAGTAACGTATATGAGTCGTATGATatgaaaaaaagtaatatatccgTATTATCCGTACTGTAGAGTAAAGGACGACGCTTGATGCAATTAGTGTTCACTCGACTATCAAAAGATTTACTGACTAACTTAGAACGTCTCTCACGTGAGCcgaaatttttgacaggaattTTTGGACACGGTAGTGCTATTCTCCCGAGGCGCGACGGACGACAAGCTGCGGATCATCTTCGACATGTGCGACAACGACCGGAACGGAGTCATCGACAAGGGCGAGCTCAGCGAGATGTTGCGGTCGCTCGTCGAGATCGCGCGCACCACGTCCTTGAGGGATGAACACGTCACCGAGCTCATCGATGGCATGTTCTCTGTTAGTATCTGGCTTTAAGCATTTCCAATCCAGTCTACAtatttatggcgttattcataaactttTATCAAATCTGTAAAAAATTGATAATTGTTTGCCCCTTTTGTCATTTTGACTGTAAAAGGATGATAAGTTGTATATGTAAAGGGGGTAAGCATACAGGTTATAAAACACAACACAAATTCTCATTTTtttatcatcaattcatcacaTTACATAAGGTGCAGGGGGCAATTTCGAAAGCAGGGAAATTTCAACTacttaatcgaaatatcttccatgttttacattattagctAGAGTGCCAtgtatgtccagatagcgaaaaagatgtgttgtttgtgactctagttaataatgtaaaacatggaagatatttcgattagttgaaattgcCCCGCAGTCGAAATGGGCCCCCCCCTGTACCTTACCTGAATatgcatattaattaaaaaaaatgtagtagGTACACCCATCTTTATGTGTACATTCCTAGCTTCACTTCAcatatcttttttattgaattggTTATGGCCCATAACTTATGGATCCCTTTAATTACCTACGAAAACTACTTAGCAATTAGAAACGTTGCCTAACAATTGAATTTGTATGCACACTTAAACAGATTGTTTCAATGCTTAAATGTTCACTCAAGCAAACTTAGTAATTCTACTGAATTGAAGATTCACGAGagggtttaataattatattgtttattttaggATGCCGGCCTTCAACATAAAGATCACCTTACGTATTCCGATTTCAAAGTAATGATGAAAGAGTACAAGGGAGAGTTTGTAGCAATCGGGTTAGATTGCAAAGGCGCCAAACAGAACTTCTTGGACACCTCAACAAACGTAGCTAGGATGACAAGCTTCCATATTGAACCCTCAATGGAACAATCcaggtaaaaaatatatactggTCGATGAGAGAAGGATGAGGATTATACTAAGTAAGATCtctaataaagtatttttatttcttaacttgaaaatatatatatgattttttttttcagacacTGGTTACTTCTGAAATGGGATTACCTAACAACATTCTTAGAAGAGAACAGACAGAATATCTTTTACCTCTTTATCTTCTACGTCGTAACAATAGGGCTATTCGTAGAACGCTTCGCGCACTATTCCTTTATGTCAGAACATCTGGATCTGAGGCACATCATGGGCGTCGGAATAGCAATAACAAGAGGATCAGCTGCCTCCCTGTCCTTCTGCTATAGTCTCCTACTACTGACAATGTCCAGAAATTTGTTAACCAAACTAAAGGTATTTTTTGTGGTTATGATAGTTATATTAATTTACCATGAAATTCATGAAAATATCTTTGATAAATGTACTAAACTATCGTATCAAATATTGCATTGGTTAACTTTGGAAAAAACACCAGCAAAAATTCAGCATGCCCTGCCGGAGCTATCGCTCCTTTGTCTTATTTAAATCCTTCTTTTGGTTTTActtcatattttaatttaattcaatttaaagttaaattaaaCTATTAAAATCCATTTTCCgataaaacataattaggtattttaattcACCTAGGAATTCAGTATCCAACAATACATCCCCCTGGACTCCAGTATCCAGTTCCATAAGATCGTGGCGTGCACGGCCCTGTTCTTCTCGCTGCTGCACACGGCGGGGCACATGGTGAATTTCTACCACGTGTCCACGCAGCCCGTCGAGAACCTGCGCTGTCTTACCAAGGAGGTTCACTTCACGTCTGACTTCAGACCGGGGATCACTTATTGGGTGTTCCAAACAGTAACAGGTATAAAAAGTACTTTCTTGATTATTTCTTTCTGATTGCTTTAGTATGGTTCACCGCTTCCCATCATGGCCTCATGTTGACGCATCTTTTTTTCTCTGAAAATTTGACTGGAATTaatcgagaaaaaaaaacaaactaatTGTTACTCGTAGAAATTAAGTAGAAACCGAATAAGCACTCTGGCCatgaagtttatttatttaattaggaGTATGAATAGTGTGATACAGATGTCGTAGTGACTAGTGAAAGTTTTGATTTCAAACTTAGGTACTGCATTCAGCTTTAGTGATTTAATGACTTCATTAACAGGCATATCTGGAGTGCTGTTGTTCGTGATAATGTGCATAATCTTCGTGTTCGCGCACCCAACGATCCGCAAGCGAGCCTATCCTTGGTTCTGGCGCGCGCACTCGCTGCACGTCGCGCTGTACGCGCTGTGTCTGGTCCATGGTCTCGCGCGACTCACTGGCGCCCCGCGTTTCTGGATATTCTTCCTTGGACCCGCTATTATATACACATTGGATAAGGTAAGCTATGGTTACAAGGATCTAAGCTTTATTGCAACCATTTCAATTTGTAGTTAAGTAAGGCCCTGCATATCTTACGCGTTAGTatcgttaaattttattttatcgtaTAAACTAAGTCTATTGATATCACTTCATGTGAacttcatttaatatttatatgtttttttggTTGCCAGGTAGTGTCACTTCGAACAAAATACTTGGCATTAGATGTCCAAGA
The genomic region above belongs to Cydia splendana chromosome 13, ilCydSple1.2, whole genome shotgun sequence and contains:
- the LOC134796083 gene encoding dual oxidase isoform X2; its protein translation is MPLRNTKRVPLFNNPVPHYMRMLSPERLFLLGDPRTNQNPAMVTFGILLLRWHNVVAARVYRQHPDWSDEQLFQRARRIVIASLQNIILYEYVPAFLGVPIPSYKGYRAEVAPGVSHAFATAAFRFGHTLVPPAILLRDRNCRYSRAPGGHDAIRLCQTWWDGNDVMSQVPIEEVLMGMASQLSEREDALLCSDVRDNLFGPMEFSRRDLGALNIMRGRDNGLPDYNTAREYFGLKKVKTFNEINPELFEHNPELLQRLIQVYEGRLDNIDVYIGGMLESTGHPGELFRAIIIDQFTRIRDADRFWFENNQNGIFTQDEIDELRHITLWDIIVNSTAVGPHDIQRDVFHWNAGDPCPQPYQLNASKLAPCKYLRGYDYFEGNEFAYIYTCLALVFVPILCAGAGYGVVKLQNSRRRKLKIQQEQIKNSHQKGSVDKMVCREWVHASHKRLVKLRLGPEAALHVTDRKGEKLRTVPLHHTEQLTVLESQDTRNSKRPLVLIRAPREHDLVLEMDSIASRRKFLVKLDAFLAQHKKALNLNQGRREQILATAETRERRQRKLEHFFREAYAITFGLAPGEKRRKNEDADPESIVMRTSLSKSEFASALGMKADAVFVKKMFNIVDKDSDGRISFQEFLDTVVLFSRGATDDKLRIIFDMCDNDRNGVIDKGELSEMLRSLVEIARTTSLRDEHVTELIDGMFSDAGLQHKDHLTYSDFKVMMKEYKGEFVAIGLDCKGAKQNFLDTSTNVARMTSFHIEPSMEQSRHWLLLKWDYLTTFLEENRQNIFYLFIFYVVTIGLFVERFAHYSFMSEHLDLRHIMGVGIAITRGSAASLSFCYSLLLLTMSRNLLTKLKEFSIQQYIPLDSSIQFHKIVACTALFFSLLHTAGHMVNFYHVSTQPVENLRCLTKEVHFTSDFRPGITYWVFQTVTGISGVLLFVIMCIIFVFAHPTIRKRAYPWFWRAHSLHVALYALCLVHGLARLTGAPRFWIFFLGPAIIYTLDKVVSLRTKYLALDVQETEMLPSDVIKIKFYRPPNLKYLSGQWVRLACTAFKKEEFHSFTLTSAPHENFLSCHIKAQGPWTWKLRNYFDPCNYNPEDHPKIRIQGPFGGGNQDWYKFEVAVMVGGGIGVTPYASILNDLVFGTSTNRYSGVACKKVYFLWICPSHKHFEWFIDVLRDVERKDVTNVLEIHIFITQFFHKFDLRTTMLYICENHFQRLSRTSMFTGLKAVNHFGRPDMSSFLKFVQKKHSYVSKIGVFSCGPRPLTKSVMSACEQVNRTRRLPYFIHHFENFG